The following are from one region of the Fusarium verticillioides 7600 chromosome 1, whole genome shotgun sequence genome:
- a CDS encoding replication factor C subunit 2, whose translation MASFFDLKARKAAAAANGNADQKQDKPPNARTQPWVEKYRPKTLSDVTAQDHTVDVLQRTLQSSNLPHMLFYGPPGTGKTSTVLALAKELYGPDMIKSRVLELNASDERGISIVREKVKNFARMQLTNPPPGYKDKYPCPPFKIIILDEADSMTQDAQSALRRTMETYSKITRFCLICNYVTRIIDPLASRCSKFRFKSLDQSNAKKRLEEIAEKEGVPLEDGAVDALIKCSEGDLRKAITFLQSAARLVSANAPDKEGEGEEVMDVDKKAVTVKIVEDIAGVIPDTTIDDLVKAIRPKKSGSSYQTISDVVEKLVADGWSAGQVVNQLYQTLTYDETIPDAQKNKIVLVFSEVDKRLVDGADEHLSILDLSVRISTIMSRK comes from the exons atggcaagcttctttGACCTCAAGGCCAGAAaggcagcagcggcagccaACGGTAACGCCGACCAGAAGCAAGATAAACCTCCAAATGCTCGAACTCAACCCTGGGTCGAGAAATA CCGGCCAAAGACACTCAGCGATGTTACTGCTCAAGATCATACCGTTGATGTGCTCCAAAGGACACTGCAGTCCTCCAAC CTCCCTCACATGCTGTTTTACGGGCCTCCCGGGACAGGCAAAACTTCGACAGTTCTGGCACTCGCCAAGGAACTATACGGTCCCGATATGATCAAATCGAGAGTCCTCGAGCTCAATGCCTCCGACGAGCGTGGCATCTCTATCGTCCGagaaaaggtcaagaacttTGCGCGAATGCAATTGACCAACCCGCCCCCCGGCTACAAGGACAAATACCCTTGCCCTCCCTTCAAGATTATTATCCTCGACGAGGCCGATTCCATGACACAAGATGCCCAAAGCGCACTGCGACGAACCATGGAAACATACAGCAAGATTACTCGATTCTGTCTCATTTGCAATTATGTGACTCGAATCATCGACCCGCTTGCTAGTCGATGCAGCAAATTTCGTTTCAAGAGTCTCGATCAGAGCAATGCAAAGAAGCGactggaggagattgcaGAGAAGGAGGGCGTGCCACTCGAGGACGGCGCTGTTGATGCACTCATCAAGTGCAGCGAGGGTGATCTTCGAAAAGCCATTACTTTCTTGCAAAGTGCTGCTCGACTTGTTAGCGCCAATGCCCCCGAcaaggagggtgagggtgaggaggtgATGGATGTGGACAAGAAGGCGGTCACAGTCAAGATTGTTGAGGACATTGCTGGTGTCATTCCGGACACGACcatcgatgatctcgtcaaagcaATACGTCCGAAGAAGTCAGGATCCTCCTACCAGACCATTTCGGACGTCGTTGAGAAACTAGTTGCAGATGGCTGGAGCGCAGGTCAAGTGGTCAACCAA CTCTACCAAACCTTGACATACGACGAGACGATACCCGATGCACAGAAAAACAAGATCGTGTTGGTTTTCTCAGAAGTTGACAAGCGATTAGTAGATGGAGCAGATGAGCATCTCTCTATCCTCGACCTGTCAGTGAGGATATCGACCATCATGTCGAGGAAGTGA
- a CDS encoding replication factor C subunit 2, protein MLFYGPPGTGKTSTVLALAKELYGPDMIKSRVLELNASDERGISIVREKVKNFARMQLTNPPPGYKDKYPCPPFKIIILDEADSMTQDAQSALRRTMETYSKITRFCLICNYVTRIIDPLASRCSKFRFKSLDQSNAKKRLEEIAEKEGVPLEDGAVDALIKCSEGDLRKAITFLQSAARLVSANAPDKEGEGEEVMDVDKKAVTVKIVEDIAGVIPDTTIDDLVKAIRPKKSGSSYQTISDVVEKLVADGWSAGQVVNQLYQTLTYDETIPDAQKNKIVLVFSEVDKRLVDGADEHLSILDLSVRISTIMSRK, encoded by the exons ATGCTGTTTTACGGGCCTCCCGGGACAGGCAAAACTTCGACAGTTCTGGCACTCGCCAAGGAACTATACGGTCCCGATATGATCAAATCGAGAGTCCTCGAGCTCAATGCCTCCGACGAGCGTGGCATCTCTATCGTCCGagaaaaggtcaagaacttTGCGCGAATGCAATTGACCAACCCGCCCCCCGGCTACAAGGACAAATACCCTTGCCCTCCCTTCAAGATTATTATCCTCGACGAGGCCGATTCCATGACACAAGATGCCCAAAGCGCACTGCGACGAACCATGGAAACATACAGCAAGATTACTCGATTCTGTCTCATTTGCAATTATGTGACTCGAATCATCGACCCGCTTGCTAGTCGATGCAGCAAATTTCGTTTCAAGAGTCTCGATCAGAGCAATGCAAAGAAGCGactggaggagattgcaGAGAAGGAGGGCGTGCCACTCGAGGACGGCGCTGTTGATGCACTCATCAAGTGCAGCGAGGGTGATCTTCGAAAAGCCATTACTTTCTTGCAAAGTGCTGCTCGACTTGTTAGCGCCAATGCCCCCGAcaaggagggtgagggtgaggaggtgATGGATGTGGACAAGAAGGCGGTCACAGTCAAGATTGTTGAGGACATTGCTGGTGTCATTCCGGACACGACcatcgatgatctcgtcaaagcaATACGTCCGAAGAAGTCAGGATCCTCCTACCAGACCATTTCGGACGTCGTTGAGAAACTAGTTGCAGATGGCTGGAGCGCAGGTCAAGTGGTCAACCAA CTCTACCAAACCTTGACATACGACGAGACGATACCCGATGCACAGAAAAACAAGATCGTGTTGGTTTTCTCAGAAGTTGACAAGCGATTAGTAGATGGAGCAGATGAGCATCTCTCTATCCTCGACCTGTCAGTGAGGATATCGACCATCATGTCGAGGAAGTGA